In Plodia interpunctella isolate USDA-ARS_2022_Savannah chromosome 9, ilPloInte3.2, whole genome shotgun sequence, a single genomic region encodes these proteins:
- the LOC128672237 gene encoding glutathione S-transferase-like has translation MAPIYKLKFFDYMGVAEPIRYLFAYGGIKYENIIIKKNVDWPRIQNTVPFGKLPVLEVDNKVLHQSTAICRYLGKLVGLLPSDDLVAAELDALVASTFDFGARVHQWYHEEDVSCKHQDEKELETVVFPRYLNEFEDIIHQKGGYLGGKQLTWADFYFVGILESVQGMWSKDFLQQYPYITQLFKNVHALPTIKSYIATRPNYKY, from the exons CCGATCTACAAATTGAAGTTCTTCGACTATATGGGGGTGGCCGAGCCCATTAGATACCTGTTCGCTTATGGTGGAatcaaatatgaaaatatcatcatcaaGAAGAATGTAGACTGGCCAAGAATTCAAAACA CTGTACCATTCGGCAAGCTGCCTGTTCTCGAAGTGGACAATAAAGTACTGCATCAGTCCACGGCCATCTGCCGCTACTTGGGCAAACTGGTGGGACTGCTGCCTTCCGACGACCTGGTGGCTGCTGAGCTGGACGCCCTTGTAGCCAGCACCTTTGATTTTGGCGCAA GGGTCCACCAGTGGTACCATGAGGAGGATGTCTCGTGCAAGCACCAAGATGAAAAGGAATTGGAAACTGTGGTGTTCCCGAGATACCTGAATGAATTCGAGGATATCATCCATCAAAAAGGAGGATACCTGGGTGGAAAG CAACTAACCTGGGCCGACTTCTATTTCGTGGGTATCCTGGAGTCCGTGCAAGGAATGTGGAGCAAGGACTTCCTGCAGCAGTACCCCTACATCACGCAACTTTTCAAGAACGTCCACGCCCTGCCCACCATCAAGAGCTACATCGCTACTCGCCCTAACTACAAATATTGA